One genomic region from Vanacampus margaritifer isolate UIUO_Vmar chromosome 2, RoL_Vmar_1.0, whole genome shotgun sequence encodes:
- the baiap2l1b gene encoding brain-specific angiogenesis inhibitor 1-associated protein 2-like protein 1b codes for MRTSARPDLNMSRSAEEVNKLTESTYKNVMDQFNPGLRNLVNLGKNYEKSVAAMTVAGRLYFDAMAKIGESAVVSPVSRELGMVLMGISEVHRKVFFEWEDNFKRYHREIITELERKTDMDVKYMTATFKRYQMEHKMKQDSLEKSQADLKKLRRKSQGKNATKYENKESECVEMLTNRQMDMQLFIADGCKEALLEEKRRFCFLVDKHCMFSYQIASFHDKARDILMEKLTSWQDQCNDATDMPESIMTMIEGLRTPISITPLPSPTPSRRSLNISAPPAPSQKAHVSPLVNMFTPDSKTPRVPTTSNNNTDPESNGENNLARSVSVATGLNNVVKRPRVRTIFPHTAGNNNTLLSFDEGDVIILLIPEEKDGWMYGEMEKNGKRGWFPSSYCRAFSEPLVNNNSVSVAPYRSRSVVNLHHQDTETDEATMILPPEDYADNPRRAAVKTHHPSTTNVNNHRQHSPTPSSVSSLSSSDHHATNQTNGIPRPTPAYLAGGNPFSTVRLRPTVTNDRSAPAI; via the exons ATGAGGACTTCTGCGCGACC GGATTTAAACATGTCGAGGAGCGCGGAGGAGGTGAACAAGCTGACTGAAAGTACATACAAG AATGTGATGGACCAGTTCAACCCAGGTCTGAGAAACCTGGTCAACCTGGGAAAGAACTACGAGAAATCTGTAGCAG CAATGACCGTGGCAGGAAGATTGTATTTTGATGCCATGGCGAAAATTGGAGAGAGTGCAGTGGTGTCTCCCGTATCCAGAGAATTAG GAATGGTGCTAATGGGAATCTCGGAAGTCCACAGGAAAGTTTTTTTCGAGTGGGAGGACAAT TTTAAGAGGTACCACAGGGAGATCATAACAGAGCTGGAGAGGAAGACGGACATGGATGTGAAATACATGACT GCCACATTTAAAAGGTACCAGATGGAGCACAAGATGAAGCAGGACTCACTGGAGAAATCCCAGGCAGACCTGAAAAAGCTCCGCAGAAAGAGCCAAGGCAAGAACGCCaccaagtatgaaaacaaagaGAGTGAG tGCGTGGAGATGCTGACAAACCGGCAAATGGACATGCAGCTGTTTATTGCGGACGGCTGCAAAGAGGCTCTACTGGAGGAGAAGAGACGCTTCTGTTTCCTGGTGGACAAACACTGCATGTTTTCCTATCAGATCGCATCGTTTCATGACAAG GCAAGAGACATCCTAATGGAGAAGCTGACCAGCTGGCAGGACCAGTGCAACGACGCCACAGACATGCCCGAAAGCATTATGACCATGATCGAGGGACTACGTACCCCCATCTCCATAACACCGCTGCCCTCTCCCACACCCTCGCGACGCAGTTTG AACATCTCAGCTCCACCAGCTCCATCTCAGAAAGCTCATGTCAGCCCACTAGTGAACATGTTCACTCCAGACAGCAAAACTCCTAGAGTACCCACGACTAGCAACAACAACACAG ACCCTGAGAGCAACGGGGAGAACAATCTGGCCAGGTCCGTGTCTGTGGCCACGGGTCTCAACAACGTGGTGAAAAGGCCGCGGGTTCGCACCATCTTCCCTCATACCGCCGGCAACAACAACACCCTGCTCAGCTTTGACGAGGGAGACGTCATCATCCTGCTCATACCCGAAGAGAAAGATGGGTGGATGTATGGTGAAATGGAGAAGAACGGAAA GAGGGGCTGGTTCCCTTCGTCATACTGCCGTGCATTCTCTGAGCCACTCGTGAACAACAACAG TGTGTCGGTGGCGCCGTACCGCAGCCGGAGCGTGGTCAACCTGCACCACCAGGACACGGAAACGGATGAGGCCACCATGATCCTCCCCCCGGAGGACTACGCCGACAACCCGAGGCGCGCCGCCGTCAAGACGCACCACCCGTCGACCACAAACGTCAACAATCACCGGCAGCATTCCCCCACGCCCTCCTCCGTCTCCTCGTTGTCGTCGTCTGATCATCACGCG